Proteins co-encoded in one Capsicum annuum cultivar UCD-10X-F1 chromosome 9, UCD10Xv1.1, whole genome shotgun sequence genomic window:
- the LOC107847259 gene encoding uncharacterized protein LOC107847259 — protein MIMFLVLELWVKLLFRQIKLSMVRLFPASFPLSILQVSFRVEYVIGIAQQDSGSLNCGVFVVVYAEYLSEGLGIPSLSIDVQYHRMRYATLLCKYGSIKTEKGYFSENDDPPRSRSSFTQKEKICALHIE, from the exons ATGATAATGTTTTTGGTGCTCGAGTTATGGGTAAAGCTACTTTTTCGGCAAATAAAATTATCCATGGTGAGGTTATTTCCGGCTAGTTTTCCGTTATCGATACTTCAG GTTTCATTCCGAGTGGAATATGTTATCGGGATAGCACAACAAGATAGTGGAAGTTT GAATTGTGGTGTATTTGTAGTTGTTTATGCCGAGTACCTGAGCGAGGGATTAGGCATTCCCTCATTGAGTATTGATGTTCAATACCATCGCATGAGATATGCCACTCTTTTGTGCAAGTATGGCTCTATAAAGACAGAGAAAGGATACTTTAGTGAGAATGACGATCCACCAAGGTCAAGGAGCAGCttcacacaaaaagaaaaaatatgtgctTTGCATATTGAGTAG